The region ATGGTCAATCCACCCGGTTTGAGAGTTGTTGTCCACAATTGCGACTCCATCTGAAAATGGATGGGCATCGTCAAACTGGGGCGGAATCACCATTTTCCCAGTCAAATCAATATAGCCAAATTTTTTCCCGGTCAATTCAGAAGAATAATAGAGTTCCGGTTCAGAAAGGCCGCCTGGCGGAAGCACCTCAACGGCGCAGAGCCCCTCTGAGAATCCCTCGGTCCGTGGGCCAAACTGAGGCGGAATAACCAGTTTTCCAGTACGGTCAATAAAGCCAGTATACCCATCAATCGAGACTCTGAAGAGATGGTCGGGAATTACAGATGAGCGGCTGGATTTTTCCTGGCTACCAGGTTCAATGGATGATGAGCCTGATTGAGCGAAAATCGAACTTTCTGATTGAGATTGACACCCAATTGTGAAACAAAGAATGAGGTTTACAATTGGTAGGTAATATTTTTTCATATTCTTGTCCTTAAATTGGAAGATTTGCCAGACACGGCTCTGGTCAATCCCAGCATCGTTTTCCGTCTGGGCACTTCCAGACGTATTTCCCGGTTTTGTCAATGTACCCAATATTGTCGCAAGCCAGACCATTGATAAATGGAGAGAAATTCTGGTTGCTATGGCTGTCCTTTTCCGGAGTGATCGCTCTATTTCCTTTTTTATCAATGAAATAAGATTCTCCGCTTTTCGAAACAAAGGCTAGATCATCAGAAAATGAAGAGGCGTTATCAAATTGAGGCTGAATCACAAATTTCCCCGTTTTATTGATATAGCCATATTTTCCCTTTTTCAGCGCAACCGCCAGTCCTTCAGAAAAATCTGAATAAGCTGGAATTGTATCACCTATAATATCGTCAGGCCCTTCTGCTGGCTCGAATTCCAAAATCTGCGGGATAGCAAACTTGCCAGTTCGGTCAATGTATCCATATCTTTTTGATTCTGGAAGGGAAACGGCTGCAAGCCCTTCTGAGAAATCCGAACAATGGGGAAGCAATCCCAAATATGGAAAGACAAACTGTCCCTTTTGGTTAATGAACCGATAGGTTTGGGTTCTCCCGATATTTCCCGATTCCGCCTGGGCAAATCCCTCAGAGAAATGATAATAACTAACACCCGAACGAGGTTTGATTACGATATTTGCTTTCCGATCAACAAAATAACTTCCTGTGTCATCATTGATAAGCTCCAAGCCATCGGGGAAACAGGTATACAATGGAGCTAATTGTAGTGGAGTTACATACTTCCCATTTCGGTCAATTTCACCATAGTTCCCATCAACTTCGACAATAGCAGTTCCTCCTGAAAAGAAATCTGCTTTTGTAAATTGTGGCGGAATGACCATTTTCCCTTGCAGGTCAATGAATCCGATTTTTGATGGTTTCATCGGGTCAGGATCATGGACCTCGACCGCACACAACCCTTCTGAAAAACTGCGTGAGTTGGATCCAAATTGTGGCGGAATAATGACTTTACCTGTGCGGTCAATATACCCACAACTGCTGCCTACTCTAATTCGAAACAAATGATCAGGTGGTTCTTTCGGAAGTTCAGGTGCTGGAGGGGGAGCTGGTTGAGAAGTAGCAATTGGCTGTGATTTGATTGGAACTGGTTGCACCTGATGAGATTGACAGTGCTGTCCCTGACTCAACAGGCAAAGAAAAATACATCCCATGAATGCTTTCATGAAAACCTCCTTCAAGATTGACCTTGACCATTTTATAAATTCGCGGGTT is a window of Acidobacteriota bacterium DNA encoding:
- a CDS encoding WG repeat-containing protein, yielding MKAFMGCIFLCLLSQGQHCQSHQVQPVPIKSQPIATSQPAPPPAPELPKEPPDHLFRIRVGSSCGYIDRTGKVIIPPQFGSNSRSFSEGLCAVEVHDPDPMKPSKIGFIDLQGKMVIPPQFTKADFFSGGTAIVEVDGNYGEIDRNGKYVTPLQLAPLYTCFPDGLELINDDTGSYFVDRKANIVIKPRSGVSYYHFSEGFAQAESGNIGRTQTYRFINQKGQFVFPYLGLLPHCSDFSEGLAAVSLPESKRYGYIDRTGKFAIPQILEFEPAEGPDDIIGDTIPAYSDFSEGLAVALKKGKYGYINKTGKFVIQPQFDNASSFSDDLAFVSKSGESYFIDKKGNRAITPEKDSHSNQNFSPFINGLACDNIGYIDKTGKYVWKCPDGKRCWD